A region from the Bacteroidales bacterium genome encodes:
- the rpe gene encoding ribulose-phosphate 3-epimerase: MISVSILAANFLELGKDIEMLNKSETDWLHIDVMDGIFVPNISFGMNITKQISTISKKLLDVHLMINDPHKYLKVFKDSGASLITVHFEARNDTQENIREIKSFGLKAGVVISPDTPVSSIEKFISDVDVIMLMSVYPGFGGQHFIEKTYDKIKELKNLITSKKSNALIEVDGGVDLSNAKKLSDCGVDILVAGNSVFSSQNPVEYISELKKEMH, translated from the coding sequence ATGATATCCGTATCAATACTTGCAGCAAATTTTCTTGAACTGGGAAAAGATATTGAAATGCTGAATAAAAGCGAAACCGATTGGCTTCATATTGATGTTATGGACGGAATATTTGTTCCAAACATTTCTTTTGGAATGAATATTACGAAGCAAATTTCAACAATTTCGAAAAAGCTGCTTGATGTTCACTTAATGATAAACGACCCGCACAAATATCTGAAAGTTTTTAAAGATTCCGGAGCATCATTAATAACAGTCCATTTTGAAGCACGAAATGATACTCAGGAAAATATACGTGAAATAAAATCATTCGGATTAAAAGCCGGTGTGGTTATAAGTCCCGACACTCCCGTTTCTTCTATCGAAAAGTTTATATCCGATGTTGATGTTATTATGTTGATGTCTGTTTATCCCGGCTTTGGGGGGCAACATTTCATTGAAAAAACTTATGATAAAATAAAAGAGCTCAAAAATTTAATTACATCCAAAAAATCCAATGCACTCATAGAAGTTGATGGCGGTGTGGATTTATCAAATGCAAAAAAACTTTCTGACTGTGGTGTAGATATTCTGGTTGCGGGAAATTCTGTTTTTAGTTCACAAAATCCGGTTGAATATATTTCGGAATTAAAAAAGGAAATGCACTAA
- the rplQ gene encoding 50S ribosomal protein L17, which produces MRHGNKVNHLGRTSSHRKAMLSNMAASLILHKKIKTTIAKAKSLKKYIEPLITKSKVDSTNSRRVVFSYLQSKEAVTTLFRDVAAKVADRPGGYTRILKTGARLGDAAEMCIMELVDYNENLLVAKQEKKKTARTRRGGSKTKAAETAATEIAEQPQATTSEGEITDATQPEITEDNKPEEEEAKDKKEE; this is translated from the coding sequence ATGAGACACGGAAATAAAGTAAATCACTTAGGCAGAACGTCTTCGCATAGAAAAGCGATGTTATCGAACATGGCAGCGTCGCTTATTTTGCACAAAAAAATAAAAACTACAATTGCAAAAGCAAAGTCGTTGAAAAAATATATCGAGCCACTTATTACAAAATCAAAAGTTGATTCAACTAATTCACGAAGAGTTGTATTCAGCTACCTGCAAAGCAAAGAAGCGGTTACTACTTTATTCAGAGATGTTGCAGCAAAAGTTGCCGACAGACCGGGCGGATATACGCGAATATTAAAAACAGGAGCACGACTCGGTGATGCTGCCGAAATGTGCATAATGGAGCTTGTTGACTATAACGAAAATCTTCTTGTAGCAAAACAGGAAAAAAAGAAAACAGCAAGAACAAGAAGAGGCGGAAGCAAAACAAAAGCAGCTGAAACTGCTGCTACAGAAATCGCTGAACAGCCACAGGCAACTACTTCTGAAGGAGAAATAACTGATGCAACTCAGCCAGAAATAACCGAAGATAATAAACCCGAAGAGGAAGAAGCAAAAGATAAAAAAGAAGAATAA
- a CDS encoding DNA-directed RNA polymerase subunit alpha, producing the protein MAILNFQKPDKVIMLEANDIKGTFEFRPLEPGYGITVGNALRRILLSSLEGFAITSVRIDGVDHEFSTIKGVTEDVTELMMNLKQIRFKRTVETANNEKAIFTFAGQNIITAGDIGKFLNNFQVLNPDMVICNLDSSVKINFEILIDKGRGYVPSEENKPSNAPIGTIAVDSIFTPIKNVKYSIEDYRVEQKTDYEKLVFEITTDGSITPKDALKEAAKILIYHFMLFSDEKITLDSQEKSATEEFDETSLHMRQLLKTKLVDLDLSVRALNCLKAADVETLGDLVTFNKNDLLKFRNFGKKSLTELEDLVRNKGLTFGMNISKYKLDKE; encoded by the coding sequence ATGGCAATATTAAATTTTCAAAAACCAGACAAAGTTATAATGCTCGAAGCAAATGACATTAAAGGAACATTTGAATTCAGACCATTGGAACCTGGTTATGGCATTACTGTTGGAAATGCCCTGAGACGAATTCTATTATCATCATTAGAAGGATTTGCTATCACTTCAGTAAGAATAGATGGTGTTGACCATGAATTTTCAACAATAAAAGGAGTAACCGAAGACGTTACTGAACTAATGATGAATTTAAAACAAATCAGATTCAAACGTACAGTTGAAACTGCCAATAATGAAAAAGCAATATTCACTTTTGCAGGTCAGAACATAATTACAGCTGGCGATATAGGTAAATTTCTCAATAATTTTCAAGTACTGAATCCCGATATGGTTATTTGTAATCTTGATTCTTCTGTAAAAATCAATTTTGAAATATTGATTGATAAAGGTCGCGGTTATGTGCCTTCCGAAGAAAATAAACCCAGCAATGCACCCATAGGAACAATAGCAGTTGACTCTATTTTTACACCAATTAAAAATGTGAAATATTCCATAGAAGATTATCGCGTAGAACAAAAAACCGACTATGAAAAACTTGTTTTTGAAATTACTACCGATGGCTCTATAACTCCTAAAGACGCACTTAAGGAAGCAGCAAAAATTCTTATATATCATTTCATGCTATTCTCTGATGAAAAAATAACTCTCGATTCGCAGGAAAAATCAGCAACCGAAGAATTCGACGAAACATCATTACATATGAGACAATTGCTGAAAACCAAATTAGTTGACCTCGACCTTTCTGTAAGAGCTTTGAATTGCCTTAAAGCTGCCGATGTTGAAACTCTTGGCGACCTTGTTACTTTTAATAAAAACGATTTATTGAAATTCAGAAATTTCGGAAAAAAATCACTTACTGAACTTGAAGACCTTGTACGTAATAAAGGGTTGACTTTCGGAATGAATATATCAAAATATAAACTAGATAAAGAATAA
- the rpsD gene encoding 30S ribosomal protein S4 — protein MARYIGPKSKIARKFHEPIYGADKFLEKKNYPPGQHGLAKKKRKMSEYGTQLQEKQKVKYTYGILEKQFENTFNKASHKKGITGENLLKLIEARLDNVVYRLGIAPSRSAARQLVSHKHIVVNGRVINVPSYTMKPGYTVGVREKSKSLETITNSVSENSSKYPWLEWDGEKMSGTFVNYPDREQIPENIKEQLIVELYSK, from the coding sequence ATGGCAAGATACATAGGACCAAAATCAAAAATTGCACGAAAATTCCACGAACCGATTTACGGTGCTGATAAATTTCTCGAAAAAAAGAATTATCCTCCCGGACAACATGGCTTGGCAAAGAAAAAAAGGAAAATGTCGGAATATGGAACTCAGTTGCAAGAAAAACAAAAAGTAAAATATACCTATGGTATATTAGAAAAGCAGTTTGAAAATACTTTCAATAAGGCATCACATAAAAAAGGTATTACGGGTGAAAATTTATTGAAATTAATTGAAGCACGCCTTGATAATGTTGTTTACCGATTGGGTATAGCTCCGAGCAGAAGCGCAGCACGACAACTTGTTTCACATAAACATATTGTTGTTAACGGAAGAGTTATTAATGTTCCTTCTTATACAATGAAACCTGGATATACGGTTGGAGTGAGAGAAAAATCAAAATCACTCGAAACAATAACCAATTCCGTTTCTGAAAACAGCAGCAAATATCCATGGCTCGAATGGGACGGCGAAAAAATGAGCGGAACATTTGTGAATTATCCCGATAGGGAACAAATTCCTGAAAACATAAAAGAACAACTTATCGTGGAATTATATTCCAAGTAA
- the rpsK gene encoding 30S ribosomal protein S11 — MAKVATKTAKKRVVRVDEYGQAHIFASFNNVIVTLTNNEGSVISWSSAGKMGFKGSKKNTPYAAQTASQDCAKVAYDMGLRKVKVFVKGPGAGRESAIRTINAAGIEVAEIVDVTPLPHNGCRPPKRRRV; from the coding sequence ATGGCAAAAGTAGCTACTAAAACTGCAAAGAAAAGAGTTGTAAGAGTTGATGAGTATGGACAAGCTCACATCTTTGCATCATTTAATAATGTTATTGTAACATTAACAAATAACGAAGGCAGTGTTATTTCATGGTCGTCAGCTGGCAAAATGGGCTTTAAGGGTTCAAAGAAAAATACACCTTATGCGGCACAAACAGCATCACAGGATTGTGCGAAAGTTGCTTATGATATGGGATTACGCAAAGTCAAGGTTTTTGTTAAAGGACCCGGTGCAGGCAGAGAATCGGCAATAAGAACAATAAACGCAGCAGGTATTGAAGTTGCAGAAATAGTTGATGTAACTCCATTGCCTCACAACGGCTGTCGTCCTCCAAAACGAAGAAGAGTGTAA
- the rpsM gene encoding 30S ribosomal protein S13, with product MARIAGVDLPKNKIGEVGLTYIFGIARSSARKILNEAGVDVNKKVQDWTDEEQTKIRNVITEKYKVEGVLRSEVQLNIKRLVDINCYRGIRHRLSLPVRGQSTKNNARTRKGRKKTVANKKKATKK from the coding sequence ATGGCAAGAATAGCAGGAGTTGATTTACCAAAAAATAAAATAGGCGAAGTAGGGTTAACTTATATATTCGGTATTGCAAGAAGTTCAGCCAGAAAAATTTTAAATGAGGCAGGTGTTGATGTGAATAAAAAAGTGCAGGACTGGACAGATGAAGAACAAACAAAAATCCGTAATGTAATTACTGAAAAATATAAAGTTGAAGGTGTTTTGCGTTCAGAAGTTCAACTGAATATCAAACGCCTCGTTGATATTAATTGTTACAGGGGTATTCGTCATCGCCTCAGCTTGCCTGTGAGAGGACAAAGCACCAAGAATAATGCCCGAACAAGAAAAGGCAGGAAGAAAACAGTTGCAAATAAAAAGAAAGCAACAAAGAAATAA
- the rpmJ gene encoding 50S ribosomal protein L36, producing the protein MKVRVSIKKRTEDCQIVRRKGRLYIINKKNPKFKQRQK; encoded by the coding sequence ATGAAAGTACGAGTATCAATAAAAAAGAGAACTGAGGATTGCCAGATAGTACGCAGAAAAGGGCGTCTATACATTATTAACAAAAAGAATCCGAAATTTAAACAAAGACAAAAATAA
- the infA gene encoding translation initiation factor IF-1 produces MSKQAVIAIDGTVLETLGNAMFRVELENGHIIIAHISGKMRMHYIKILTGDKVRIEMSPYDLTKGRITFRYK; encoded by the coding sequence ATGTCAAAACAGGCAGTTATAGCTATTGATGGAACAGTGCTTGAAACACTCGGTAATGCTATGTTCAGGGTTGAACTTGAAAACGGACATATTATTATTGCTCATATTTCAGGAAAAATGAGAATGCATTATATTAAAATATTAACCGGCGATAAAGTAAGAATTGAAATGTCGCCTTATGATTTAACTAAAGGAAGAATTACGTTTAGATACAAATAA
- the map gene encoding type I methionyl aminopeptidase: MIHYKSEEEIELIKISSLLVGKTLAEVAKSIKPGIRTILLDTLAEEFIRDNFAIPGFKNYRNYPNTLCISVNAEVVHGIPGEREIKEGDIISIDCGVVKNGYFGDSAYTFAVGAIDEKVAWLLKATKKALYLGIEKARLGNRVGDISSVIQSYCESNGYSVVRELVGHGVGKKLHEKPEVPNYGKRGRGVKISEGLVIAIEPMINMGKKEVLRLKDGWTITTADGMPSAHFEHTVAVKKDKTDILSSFEEIEKIDNINLTKI, encoded by the coding sequence ATGATACATTATAAATCAGAAGAGGAAATAGAATTAATAAAAATAAGTTCTTTACTTGTTGGAAAAACGTTAGCAGAGGTGGCTAAGAGCATCAAACCCGGCATTAGAACAATATTGCTTGATACCCTTGCAGAAGAATTCATAAGAGATAATTTTGCTATACCGGGGTTTAAGAATTACAGGAATTATCCAAATACTTTATGTATTTCTGTTAATGCTGAAGTTGTTCACGGGATACCGGGTGAAAGGGAAATTAAAGAAGGTGATATTATTTCAATTGATTGCGGAGTTGTGAAGAATGGTTATTTTGGAGATTCCGCTTACACTTTTGCTGTTGGAGCTATTGATGAAAAAGTCGCATGGTTACTCAAAGCAACAAAAAAAGCTCTGTATCTCGGCATAGAAAAGGCAAGACTCGGAAACAGAGTAGGTGATATAAGCTCAGTAATTCAATCGTATTGTGAAAGCAATGGTTATTCGGTTGTCAGAGAGCTTGTTGGACATGGCGTCGGGAAAAAATTACATGAAAAACCTGAAGTTCCGAATTATGGAAAAAGAGGCAGAGGAGTTAAAATTAGCGAAGGACTTGTGATAGCCATTGAGCCGATGATAAATATGGGTAAAAAAGAAGTATTGAGATTAAAAGACGGATGGACAATTACAACTGCCGATGGTATGCCTTCAGCACATTTTGAACATACCGTTGCAGTTAAAAAAGATAAAACGGACATATTATCAAGTTTTGAGGAAATTGAGAAAATAGATAATATTAATTTAACAAAAATATAA
- the secY gene encoding preprotein translocase subunit SecY encodes MKRLIETIKNIYKIEDLRIRIINTLFFVLIYRLGSFVVLPGIDPSQLTALHKQTSDSLLGLLDMFSGGAFSNASIFALGIMPYISASIIVQLLGIAIPYFQKLQKEGESGRKKINQITRLLTIAVTAAQAPAYISNLVYRLPNDAITPFDPNITTPSVFFWVSTVIILVAGTVFVMWLGEKITDKGLGNGISLIIMVGIIARLPFAMAAEFVSRLEEQGGGMVILLLEMVLIVFVIIGVILLVQGTRRIPVQFAKRIVGNKQYGGARQYIPLKVNAAGVMPIIFAQAIMFIPITLAGFAKSDRVSGFVAAFADFTGFWYNLTFGLMIILFTYFYTAITINPTQMADDMKKNGGFIPGIKPGRKTAEFIDNVMSRITLPGAIFLAIVAILPSIASLMGINSQFAQFYGGTTLLILVGVVLDTLQQIESHLLMRHYDGLMKSGRIKGRSSLSMTG; translated from the coding sequence ATGAAAAGATTAATTGAAACAATAAAGAATATTTACAAAATTGAAGACCTTCGGATAAGGATAATCAATACTTTGTTTTTTGTTCTTATTTATCGCCTGGGTTCATTTGTAGTATTACCAGGAATAGACCCTTCGCAATTAACAGCACTGCATAAGCAAACTTCTGACAGCTTATTGGGGCTACTTGATATGTTTTCGGGAGGAGCTTTTAGCAACGCTTCAATTTTTGCACTGGGAATTATGCCGTATATTTCTGCATCTATTATTGTTCAATTACTCGGCATAGCTATTCCATACTTCCAGAAACTTCAAAAAGAAGGTGAAAGCGGAAGAAAAAAAATAAACCAGATTACAAGATTGCTAACTATTGCCGTTACTGCTGCTCAGGCACCGGCGTACATTTCGAATTTAGTATACCGTCTACCTAATGATGCAATAACTCCATTTGACCCAAATATCACTACCCCTTCAGTGTTCTTCTGGGTGTCAACTGTAATAATACTTGTAGCCGGAACAGTATTTGTAATGTGGCTTGGTGAAAAAATAACAGACAAAGGTCTGGGAAATGGAATTTCTCTGATAATAATGGTGGGAATTATTGCACGATTACCGTTTGCAATGGCTGCTGAATTTGTTTCAAGATTAGAAGAACAGGGGGGAGGCATGGTGATTTTACTTTTAGAAATGGTATTGATAGTATTTGTTATAATAGGTGTAATATTGCTTGTGCAGGGAACAAGAAGGATTCCTGTGCAGTTTGCAAAAAGAATTGTAGGTAACAAACAATATGGCGGAGCCCGACAATATATTCCTCTTAAAGTAAATGCAGCAGGTGTTATGCCAATAATTTTCGCACAGGCAATAATGTTTATTCCCATAACTCTTGCTGGCTTTGCCAAATCCGACAGAGTAAGCGGCTTTGTTGCTGCCTTTGCTGACTTTACGGGCTTTTGGTATAACCTTACTTTCGGTTTGATGATAATTCTGTTTACATATTTTTATACTGCCATAACTATAAATCCCACTCAAATGGCAGATGACATGAAAAAGAACGGCGGCTTTATTCCGGGAATAAAACCAGGCAGAAAAACAGCTGAATTTATTGATAATGTTATGTCAAGAATAACATTGCCCGGTGCGATATTTCTTGCTATTGTGGCAATTCTCCCTTCAATTGCAAGCCTTATGGGCATTAACAGCCAGTTTGCTCAGTTTTATGGAGGAACAACCTTATTGATTCTTGTCGGAGTTGTTCTTGATACTTTACAACAAATAGAAAGTCATTTGCTGATGAGGCATTATGACGGACTTATGAAATCTGGCAGAATAAAAGGAAGAAGTTCATTGAGCATGACAGGTTAA
- the rplO gene encoding 50S ribosomal protein L15: MDLSNLKPAKGSVRKNKRVGRGQGSGGGGTARRGHKGAQSRSGYSRKAGFEGGQMPLYRRLPKFGFKNISRKEYRSVNIDVLQKLVDEKNITLFDKDVFVTNGIASKSELVKILGRGELKTKIEVKANAFSKTAITAIEAKGGVATKI, translated from the coding sequence ATGGATTTAAGTAATTTAAAACCTGCAAAAGGTTCGGTTAGAAAAAACAAAAGAGTAGGCAGAGGACAAGGCTCTGGTGGAGGCGGAACAGCAAGAAGAGGGCACAAAGGAGCACAATCTAGGTCTGGATACAGCCGTAAAGCCGGCTTTGAAGGCGGTCAAATGCCATTGTACAGACGGCTTCCTAAATTCGGATTTAAGAATATTTCCAGAAAAGAATACAGGAGTGTGAATATTGATGTTCTGCAAAAACTTGTTGATGAAAAGAACATAACTCTTTTTGATAAGGACGTATTTGTAACAAATGGCATAGCTTCGAAAAGCGAACTTGTTAAAATACTTGGACGAGGAGAACTGAAAACAAAAATTGAAGTGAAAGCAAATGCATTTTCAAAAACTGCTATTACGGCAATTGAAGCAAAAGGCGGAGTTGCGACAAAAATTTAA
- the rpmD gene encoding 50S ribosomal protein L30 gives MGKIKISQIKSGIDKPERQKKTLRALGITKMHRPVILEATPQVLGMTHKIKHLLSVEEVE, from the coding sequence ATGGGAAAAATTAAAATCAGTCAGATTAAAAGCGGAATAGATAAACCTGAACGTCAGAAAAAAACTTTAAGGGCATTAGGTATAACTAAAATGCACAGACCAGTCATACTTGAGGCAACACCACAGGTACTCGGAATGACACATAAAATAAAACATTTGCTTTCAGTTGAAGAAGTTGAATAA
- the rpsE gene encoding 30S ribosomal protein S5 produces the protein MSKVSINRVKSSDIEFKDRLVNIQRVTKVTKGGRAFSFSAIVVVGNEKGVVGYGLGKAGEVTAAIAKGVDDAKKNLIKVPIIKNTVPHEQEGKYCGALVFLKPAAPGTGVIAGGAMRAVLESVGIKDVLAKSKGSTNPHSVVKATINALLHLKDAYTVAQLRDVKMERVFNG, from the coding sequence ATGTCAAAAGTTAGCATAAACAGAGTCAAATCAAGCGATATAGAATTCAAAGACCGGCTTGTAAATATTCAAAGAGTTACAAAAGTTACCAAAGGGGGAAGAGCATTCAGCTTTTCAGCTATTGTTGTTGTTGGCAATGAAAAAGGAGTTGTTGGATACGGACTGGGAAAAGCAGGTGAAGTTACAGCAGCAATCGCCAAAGGCGTAGATGATGCAAAGAAGAATTTAATTAAAGTTCCGATAATAAAAAATACCGTGCCACACGAACAAGAAGGAAAATATTGCGGAGCATTGGTTTTTCTTAAACCAGCAGCGCCAGGAACTGGCGTTATAGCCGGAGGTGCTATGCGTGCTGTTTTGGAAAGTGTTGGCATAAAAGATGTTTTGGCAAAGTCAAAAGGTTCAACAAATCCTCATAGTGTGGTAAAAGCTACAATTAATGCTTTGCTTCATTTGAAAGATGCTTATACTGTGGCTCAACTCAGAGATGTTAAAATGGAAAGAGTATTTAATGGATAA
- the rplR gene encoding 50S ribosomal protein L18 translates to MALTKEERRFRIKKRIRKVVKGTTERPRLVVFRSNKETYAQIVDDTTKKTLTSVSSREKNILAAKGTKTEKAKFVGKLIAEKASEIGIKNVVFDRNGFLYHGRIKAVADAARENGLKI, encoded by the coding sequence ATGGCTTTAACAAAAGAAGAAAGAAGATTCAGAATTAAAAAAAGAATAAGAAAGGTTGTAAAGGGTACTACCGAAAGGCCCCGCCTTGTTGTGTTCAGAAGCAACAAGGAAACTTATGCGCAAATTGTTGACGATACCACAAAGAAAACACTTACATCTGTTTCTTCACGAGAAAAAAACATTTTGGCTGCTAAGGGTACAAAAACCGAAAAGGCAAAATTTGTCGGTAAATTAATTGCAGAAAAAGCTTCTGAAATCGGTATTAAAAACGTTGTCTTTGACAGAAATGGATTTTTATATCACGGCAGAATTAAGGCAGTAGCTGATGCAGCAAGAGAAAACGGATTGAAAATTTAA
- the rplF gene encoding 50S ribosomal protein L6 encodes MSKIGKLPVFIPKGVNVTLNAQNFITVKGPHGELYQQIAPSIKINIEESQISVTKTTESQQDRAFHGLYRSLIANMVKGVSEGYRIEQELVGVGYKVTVSGQMVEFILGYSHHIFMELPKEIKAESTAERGKSQTLILKSADKQLLGQVVSKIRSLRKPEPYKGKGIKFINEQLRRKSGKTAATAAEAK; translated from the coding sequence ATGTCGAAAATAGGAAAATTACCGGTGTTCATACCCAAAGGAGTTAATGTTACTTTGAATGCTCAAAATTTTATTACTGTTAAAGGACCTCACGGAGAACTTTATCAGCAAATAGCTCCTTCAATAAAAATTAATATTGAAGAGTCGCAAATTTCTGTCACCAAGACAACTGAAAGCCAACAGGATAGAGCATTTCATGGCTTATACAGATCATTGATTGCTAATATGGTTAAAGGTGTAAGTGAAGGATACAGAATCGAACAGGAACTTGTTGGTGTTGGTTATAAGGTTACAGTGTCGGGGCAAATGGTGGAATTTATTTTAGGATATTCTCATCATATATTTATGGAACTTCCAAAAGAAATAAAAGCCGAATCAACTGCCGAGAGGGGAAAAAGTCAAACACTTATTTTAAAATCTGCCGACAAACAGTTGCTCGGTCAGGTTGTTTCAAAAATCAGGTCTTTGCGTAAACCAGAACCATATAAAGGTAAAGGAATTAAATTTATAAATGAACAATTAAGAAGAAAATCGGGAAAAACTGCAGCAACAGCTGCTGAAGCAAAATAA
- the rpsH gene encoding 30S ribosomal protein S8, with protein sequence MTDPIADYLTRIRNSITASQRVVEIPASKIKKEITKILFEKGYILNYKFDDAAGIEGTIKIALKYHPVTKIPAISMIKRISRPGLRKYAGSTELPRVKNGLGVAIISTSKGIMTDKEARVQNIGGEVLCHVF encoded by the coding sequence ATGACAGACCCAATTGCCGATTACTTAACAAGAATACGAAACTCTATAACTGCAAGCCAAAGAGTTGTTGAAATTCCTGCTTCAAAAATTAAAAAGGAAATCACTAAAATACTTTTTGAAAAAGGATATATTTTAAATTATAAGTTCGATGATGCAGCGGGAATAGAGGGTACTATAAAAATTGCTTTAAAGTATCATCCTGTTACGAAAATTCCGGCTATAAGCATGATAAAGAGAATCAGCAGACCGGGATTGAGAAAATATGCTGGCTCAACAGAATTGCCAAGAGTTAAAAATGGCTTGGGAGTAGCAATAATATCAACATCAAAAGGAATAATGACCGATAAAGAAGCCAGAGTTCAGAATATTGGCGGTGAGGTTTTATGTCATGTGTTTTAA
- the rpsN gene encoding 30S ribosomal protein S14, with protein sequence MAKESLKAKELKRLKLVNKFASKRAALKAIGDYAALSKLPRNSSKVRLHNRCQLTGRPKGYMRKFGLSRITFREMALAGLIPGITKSSW encoded by the coding sequence ATGGCAAAAGAATCATTAAAAGCTAAAGAATTAAAAAGATTAAAACTTGTCAACAAATTTGCTTCAAAAAGAGCAGCTTTGAAGGCAATAGGTGATTATGCCGCTTTGAGCAAACTGCCGAGAAATTCTTCTAAAGTGAGATTGCATAACAGATGCCAGCTTACAGGAAGACCAAAAGGGTATATGCGAAAATTTGGCTTATCACGAATTACATTTAGAGAAATGGCTCTCGCCGGTTTAATACCCGGTATTACAAAATCAAGTTGGTAA
- the rplE gene encoding 50S ribosomal protein L5 → MNYIPRLKKKYTEEIIPVLMKQFLYKSGMQVPKLNKICINQGVGAAIADKKILETAVNEMTLITGQKAVTTKSKKDISNFKLRKNVPVGVRVTLRGDKMYEFLDRLNSVSIPRIRDFRGISEKGFDSRGNYTLGITEQIIFPEINIDKVTKIMGMDITFVTSAKTDGEAHALLKEFGLPFKK, encoded by the coding sequence ATGAACTATATACCACGATTAAAAAAGAAATATACAGAAGAAATTATTCCGGTTTTGATGAAGCAATTTTTATACAAAAGTGGAATGCAGGTGCCTAAACTAAATAAAATTTGCATTAATCAGGGAGTTGGTGCTGCCATTGCAGATAAAAAAATTCTTGAAACTGCTGTAAATGAAATGACACTTATAACAGGACAAAAAGCAGTTACTACAAAATCGAAAAAGGATATTTCGAATTTTAAATTAAGAAAAAATGTGCCTGTTGGAGTTCGTGTTACTCTCAGAGGAGATAAAATGTACGAATTTCTAGATAGGTTGAATTCCGTTTCAATTCCACGAATCAGGGACTTTCGTGGCATAAGTGAAAAAGGATTTGACTCAAGAGGAAATTATACACTCGGAATTACAGAACAAATAATATTTCCTGAAATAAATATTGACAAAGTAACTAAAATAATGGGTATGGATATAACATTCGTTACATCTGCAAAAACAGACGGCGAAGCTCACGCATTATTAAAAGAATTTGGATTACCATTTAAAAAATAA
- the rplX gene encoding 50S ribosomal protein L24: MRIKLKIKKGDIVKVISGNSKGQQGKILQIMTDKNRAVVEGINVVSKHSKPSAKNSKGGIVKKEASVHISNLMVVDGNGNATRIGRRIENEKIIRYSKKSGEVIK, encoded by the coding sequence ATGAGAATAAAACTTAAAATAAAAAAAGGCGATATTGTAAAAGTTATTTCCGGTAACAGTAAAGGTCAACAAGGAAAAATATTGCAGATTATGACTGATAAAAACAGGGCTGTAGTTGAAGGTATCAACGTAGTTTCTAAACACAGCAAACCGAGTGCGAAAAATTCCAAAGGCGGTATAGTAAAAAAAGAAGCTTCTGTGCATATTTCGAACCTGATGGTTGTTGATGGAAATGGAAACGCCACAAGAATTGGCAGAAGAATTGAAAATGAAAAAATAATCCGTTATTCTAAAAAAAGCGGGGAGGTAATAAAATAA